The Pieris rapae chromosome 5, ilPieRapa1.1, whole genome shotgun sequence DNA window atttactattgattattttgtGTGCAATAAAACCTTAACATTGACACTTTCAATTTAGTGTTGTATAAATTTGATTCATGTTATTTAGAATCTGTGTTCGAGCATTGTGTTTCTAtgctaatataaaatttttttgtttataaaaatcattgacGACTTCGTCATATATTACAGTTCATGTTCTTGTGAATTATacgtttataagtatattttcttgtataactaaatgtttttttttaatattggtaaATTAGCATAAAAACTCAATGCCATAATGTACGTACAGATAATTTAGCTTGGAGACGTTTCTGCATCTTCTCAGTGAGTAAAATCGGAAAGAACAGATTCCCGCTGTCATCTGTCGTTTAAGCCTGTGTCCTCAGTAGGCAAACTGTTTGCCGTCGACTAAGTGAGCCCACTGAGATAATTTCGTATAATGCTGCAAATTAGATTAAACGCAAAACAAGCCAACTCGGAACACTCCAATTGTAAAGTATATGAAAGGGCTTACTAACCGATACGACGCTAACTCAGTTGAAGGCATTGCACTATAAACGAAAACCGACTCCAAGCTAAGCAAGTACGTAAGTTATTGTAATTCGTACAACAGAACAACAGGAGAAAATATTGATACGATagcaaaaattttttttattaaattaaatttttaattaccaatTTCGTTGGCGATACGACCTCTTGAACTTGCTGCAATTGATTGTGTTATACGGCTATAATTATTTCGATATCACGAATTCTCTTTGTGAATAATTTATGctcaattttagatatttcatTATTGTGCCATACTCttcgtaaattatttgtttgacTGGTTTCTaatgtacttataaaattatcttaagaTTGGTTAACCATGtcgtaaaatataactaaaagttaaatatgatatatgtatGAGTATAAAAACGTTATTTGCTTAATGAAAAGTAGTgggttatgtttattttaaagccCACTTGCGCACTTTTATTCCTTATggcatttatacatttttaacacgacattctttttatatacatttgtataatttatttataacatgccatttataaatatttactatggTTCATAATTGGAAGCtatcttattttataccaattttcataattttaatacaaataaagtgacttctaattaaaaatagcacTACGCTGGTCACTACAAGTGGCCGTCATAATTACTCTAACATTGTTTGAAAacagaatacaatttttttttcttaaaattttaatactaagtaaaatatatgttgtggcaattatataaatagctcCATTTACAGAATTGCATCGAAAACTGTCATCTATTTAGTAATAGCTTGTAGGTCTAGTGGATCTGTCGCTGTACTGTGTTAGCTTATGATAGGAGAATGTCTAGACTGATTTACGCTccaattattagatttataagtataaagcACTTCATTCAAAATTGTAATCAAGTGATATTTTTTCAACTTTTGGCCAGTTTGATAAAAGAAATTTTCTACTTATTGCAAATTGcaagataatatattagatgagtctatacaattattattttcttttatatcatgtatcattgtttttatacacaaaactAATGTTTCcacattttaagaatattatcaCTTTTACAGGAATTGTTTACAAGTAAAACCcaatatatactattaattttgacagaagataagaataataatttatttatgggaAAACATTGGGTTAATATTGGTtttgtatgttattataatataaaattaaaatgcaaatatCAATGCACAGCTTGTGCACTTGTTAATATTTGCATCCAatgtaacttttatttttaaagtacatattcTTTTAGACTGACACAATTTGATAACatttagttgttttttttgtattttgtatacatagaTACAAATGTAATCAAATTTAGCTTTAGATTTTGTGACTGTTctataatcttttttatattctaaccTTAGTATGTActgttttttctataaaatttttaactgtGCTAGAACTCTggaatcaaaataaaattcccataaaaaatataatgtatttttatttaaatacagctCTTACTTGTCTAATATCTATGTTAGAAATAGTATAGTAAATGCCATAACAATGCAGCATACTGCTACATAAGGTGATTTTCTTTCACCAATCCTAGCACATTTCCAAAAAGTTCCTAAAAATctgcaaataataataatacatttataccaATGTAAAACTGAGGATTATTATATTGCATAATTtatgtgatatattttaaggttgctaaatattaatatgaaaacaaatcTTATTCAACATATGTTTGTAGATTTTATAGGGATAACTTACCCAGTTTTATTTCTATCCATAAGTGAGGGAAAAAATGATCTCAGATAAGCACAAGTGCAAATTAACAGTAGAATTACTGATAAAAGACTTTGGAAGTTAAAAATTGCACTCTGAAaccaaaaatgttaaataaaatacactaatttattaaaagagttcgatgaattttttaaattcatggaaagaaaaataaaggtGAGGAAAATTCCAAATAGAGCAATTTTAATCATACCATATTGAAGTTTTAAGATATGTTTTAGCTAATGAATATTTGTCTAATACTCATATCGACACTAATAATTTGTAGTTGTAGtagttttatgtattaatgcAGTTTAGGATTtaggataatatttattttattattatttacgttaAGTGGAATGTGGCAGACAAATGACAACTGACAATTGCTACTTTTTATTCAGGGAAAGATACCAACATATTATTTCCTTTCGTTCTACTCGTAGATAGAGTATAGAACTAGATAAGCttctaaaataacaataataactaaagaGAGAAGACATTAACGTGAAATACTTAAGTGCAAGCGAAACAGAGTATCAGTTTTTCTGTCTCTATTTGCGTATcgggttttatttgtttaccacCGAGCCCTTGGTCAGTTTCAGTTCAGTTCAGTTTTCAGTGCAAACCGACTAAATTGCGAATCATGTTACCAACGTCAGGTAGTTGCCACACTTCGTGTCCTTTGTAAATAGTTGGATTACAATATTCGCTATCTCACACGCTGTACGCTGATGCCTGGTCTATACCACATTCCGTCTACGGTTCTACTacagacatttttttaaaattcatttattagcCGGATACAAAGTTCATTGGCACACTACTGACAGACAGACGCAGTGTTACTAGATGGTATTGGCGAGATACCCCTAGACTATTAAGACCCATGTGGCCCGAATCTTGGTAATGCGACATTTGGtacagaatattttaaataaaaaagaatgaaCAAAAAcctcaaaatacaaaaacaatagtgaattttagtgtaattgtggaatttgtatttcattaaaatcacgTTGTTCTTTGTCAGCTCTAACgaatttacatttagtaaGGTTAGACACACGGATCCTATTCTTAAGATCTGTTCGTCTTCAATTTAGTTCCAAAATCAGCAACGTAATATTATGCAATAGCAAAAAATGTACTTGGCGTGATTTTGAAATTTCCCCTAAAAACACTCCTAAATATTCTTTTCCCTAACCCAGTTGAGAAACCCTTAAATCTAGGGAGAAAGCCCTGACAGACGTAGAGAGAAGACAGAAGAGAGCTAGACAATACTTAAACACAGATATTGAACTCGAAAgttcaataaattcatttataatatgtactataggttgtcatgtgtaagttggcgtgtggcagaaaaaggtactaattttgacagttgtgttgacaGTTCTAACAGCTTGGTAGTCTCACGTGTGTCGgtgctaataatttgtgttttaaagtgtaaaaatcattacgaaacatgccaaaagtagtgcggagtgcagctagagaaattattctagctgtaaaacgtttttgtgaagaggagaaacgtaacaatgggccgattattccatttcaacaagtgaatgctcgaacagcggctttgacaggtaaagtattgccagttaaaagtgatatttatatccccaaatttagggaaaaataataattgcttttgaaagtaaatgtgattgatggataacttaaaatattttttgttttatttaaggtgtttctgaaagaaccgtgaacctctctgaaaacatggaacagagaatccatagtgcattttccaaaataactgctgaagaatggcagaaacactgtaatcacgttataaatgttgaaaataattatcgtatgacagacaactgccttgaaacagtaatggaaccatttttaattgatttgaatagcagcgactcagattcttctgacacagatgactctgaagaattcatggaaggaataatgcctctaacagaccataattactataaaaaataattttttgttattaagttttttatttacctttaatgtaatatctaagaatatccatcaatccaaactaaacaaaaaaagtggcaacacaGAGGGTTGTAGGAGGCGCCGCCACTGGAACGCCAACTTATACTTGACAGTCTATAGTACAATATGTAATTGTTCACAGATATTGCTCCAGTGAGTCAGAAGACCATTCTGATCTGCGACAATTGTCAAAAGCTAAAGCGATAGTGACaggagttttttttaatattgacattATAGCGATTACTGAATACTGACTGATGACAATTGGTGAGAAAGAGATAATGAAACCAAAACATACAAATGAAATGAAAGTGAAAAATAGTAGTAGTTAATCATTCAGTTAGGggcaaatttttaaatatacatttatattaaatgtggttaagaattatttaaaatggctGATGAAAAACAGGCCCTGGTAGAAAAAATCATCAAAGATGTGCATAATATTTTGTCGAAAACAGCTGAGTTGTGAGTATAGTTTTTGTTCATATTTTGGCTTATGTCCAGTTAACTTAAAGAAAACGAAAGTGTTGTTTACACTACAGCTACAACATTTACCATTTATACCTTTCAGATATGCCTTCGATATTGTTCCTGTGGACACGAATTTTAGGAATAAGTCGCCCGTGATGTGCATAGAAAATTGCCTGGGTTTGGAGTCCTGGTGCGTGAAACAAGTTTATTTGCACTCTTATACTGAACTAATGGATAAAGCATGCTTTAAAACACATAAGAAGTGCAGACAAGATTTGGATTCTGAAGCATTATTAAGATTACTTAATGTCACCCTCCTTATCAATCCTGATCTCTGTGTATTATGGAATAAAAGAAGAGAAATGGTCCAAGAATTTCTACTTGACAAATCATccgaattaaaatttacaagatTAGTTTTATCAAGAAAACCTAAATGTAATGATGCCTTTGCATACAGAAGATGGATATTAGGAACATATTGCAACAGTAGGTTATATCCATATATGTTTCTTAGTCTGtacaattatacaatttacatagaatcataacatattttcagtctaatataacaatagtgaaaaatataaaatataggaaTGCCTAAATAGTGTATAGAAATTTTTAAGTCATAatgttacaatattcttaataaacgattgtttttcatttttcagaTCACCAAATAAATACTTTGGAGAGTTTAATTAACACAGAACTAAGTATATGTGATTTAGCAGCAGACAAATGTCCTAATAATTACCATAGCTGGAGTCATCGCTTATGGTTTATAAACAAGCTAAAAAACATCATGAAGCAAGATGACATGCATGCATTATATGTAAAAGAATATAACTTTTCTGAAAGGTGGATGTCAAAGCATGTTTCAGATTTCAGTTGTTTCCATTATCGtcagttttgtataaaaaatatctacaacCTAAGTAACTTGTCTTGGAAAACTTTTGAGAACTctttagatataaattttcgCAAAGTCCTTGTTTGTCTCCTTGCTAATAATTTTCCAAAAGATACAACAATTCAAGCATCAGAACAGGACTTAGTTTCATATTCAGAAGAGAATCTATTGAAGTTTTTGCtgtcttataataatagttgttCTTGCAATGTTGACAGTATAGCATTATGTAGAAAATTTGAGCTACTATGCTATGAACTCACACTTAATAGTGAGCTGCTCCAATTCTATAAACATCATGAGAGTATGTGGTATCATAGACGCTTTATATTGcatgaaattattgaaatgatGTATGATCATTTTGGTTTGTTTCGACATAATGGAGTTCTTGTAAAAAAAAgctgtaaatattgtaaaacaacTGATCTGAAACAAAAGCAGGCAAAGGTAATTCGATCTTATGGTGACTGTTTGTATAAAAGTGTTCTCTttcaagtaataataaaacatgaaaaaaaatttatacaagaaAGCATAGAAGACAATCATGCAGTTagacatgaaaaatatttgaagcTAATTCAAGGATTAAACaatcttatgtaatttaatagaaaagagAACTAAACCAGCATCACTATTACTGTAAAATAAGATTGATACAACTGTTATTCATACCTTGAGATAGAGCAATATAAAAGCTGTTTCAGTTTTAAGATATTTGAACAATTAGTAAATCTTGGTTGGATTTGGGCTCTGCAATTTGACATCAAATGTTGCTGGGAAATCTTGCCAACACAACTCTTTCCATAAATTCCTGGAGAGATTAGATCGTTTCTGAACAACAATCTCAAGGGTTATGTTGCTGTAGATTAACTTGCTCGTTTCCTACaacttttgtattatatggattttatattgaagcttagaattattattgtactatTTATGCatacttataaatttgttttaatataatgtatgttttttttattatattgaactaTATTGTACTGGATTTATCATGCGTCTTATTGATTTGATTATCTAATTTGATACATAACAAAATTTGCTCCAGTTGTGTCTggcattatttaattagaagtttcattatttatcaaCCATTGTGGTTTTCAGCTATTATAATACAGACATTTATCCAAATATAAAGCCTTGTTGAGAGGTAATTTTACttatagtataaaaacaatataaattaatagtttaaaaaaaatcaatcactAATACAACAAGCAACTAAGTAATATTCactgagcagtgttggtttAATAACTTGAGCATGCGAGCAtagcttttaaatatgtaaccCTCTATTCCGTGGAAATCCCGGAAAAGAAAtggattgttatttttatgcgCTCAATTAACACTTGATCGTACGATGAAGGTAACATCGTCAGGAATCCGGTATATCTAAGACCCCATCCAAaggaagtaataataatataaaaaatacatcttTTGGAATCTTTATTAAGATCAACACAGCGTTGTTGTGGCTTATTTGATAAGCGTTAGTTTAAATGCGTTCTAAATCATTATCACCAATAACACAACGAATATAGGCCGTGGCTGAAATAGCGTGCTTATTTCCAAACCctgaaaatgattaaatatactCTAAAGAGATCAATCAATAAGCTTAATAAAAACGAATCAATAAGTTGTTTATTCTTTTCTATGgacactttttttaaaattatgacaaaaataaacattcagaataattacaaaaagatTTTCTAGCGGTATCCAATGTAATGTAAAAGCCTTATGATACTATCAGGATTCAGGACGTTTTAAAATTGCATACGCATTACATAGTCTTCTGTTACTGCCCCTTATATGGGTCAGGAGGTTTTATACGCGCTAACACCTTCCGTTCTTAACAGAATAGATCAAGGGAGCGATTGTATCTTGCAAAACGTACTTTAATGTGTCCTAGCATGGTAGAAATTGGGGTGAAAGAAATATCATATATCACAATAAGAAATGTGTCGCTGGTGACGTCACAACCGCGTCCCGCGTTTCCCGATCGATATTGTATTCGAGTATTTCCGTGGAAAATCGGAAGCAGGCAAGTGACGCTCAGCGCTGACACCACGTGCGAATTACATCACTGATATTGCCTACAACTCATTGACGAAGATTTGTTAACTCCGAATATTACATAAGTTTCATGAAAgtttgtaaatacttttataattcaGCCGAAAAGTTTAGGAAAAGTATTTAAGTATAAGTTACGTAGTTTATATGGCTTCCTGCGTTTACTGATTCtagttttcataataaacttttgtagattgaaatatttaaatgatatagaTTCAAAtccttgatattttttaacatgtaataatatagaatacgaaaaatttacattaaataatatttaaattattaaatagtttgtgtattttatacaattttgaaatgtAGATATGAATGAatagtaatttaaagaaaaatactgtaATTAGTGTTTCTTGCGAATATGTTTATTACTCGTGTATGCAAAGTATAcgaatattctttaaaatataaaaaccagtaaaaaataagaaaacatacACCTATATTCTATCCTTATTCGAGCTTCCTTTAACAGAGGTAGGAAGATTAGCTTTGctttactataataattaattttatactttgatAGAATTGAATTCtaggaattatttttaagtacctTGTAGTGTTTTAGTTAAACGTACCAAttcatgtataaataatttatatcgaaaaatatctatatgttAGCGAGTTAGTAACAGACCAAGAAAATAACACGTAAGTGCAAAAGCATCGCGACCGGAAACTGCAAATAGCCTGCCTACGTGTTCGCTTATAGGCTACGTGCAATGAATTTTCCAATTATAACTAAGTAGGCATTTTCGACATGTCGCTCGTTTTTGTAAAAGGTCTGCCTTTGTCctctttattgtattttcattGCCAACATATTCGAAAAGTGATAAGACAGAAATTCTTATGTAGTACTACATCATACATTACAAACAcagttatttatacattattaatagttatGTATATTACAACGAGATGTTTAATTGTCGTCTAGGGTATCTGTAGAGTTCTGCTATTAAGCATGATCTGGAAGTAAAGGTCAAAAGGAACCACCGATTGgcgtataaaattaatatttgatagtTTAAGAATTAACATGCAACAGAATATATTTGCTAGTGGAAGTTCTAGTTCATTAAAGTTtactgattaataaaaattaaatacaatgtatCTTGTAGATAGTATATTACTGATTATGGCTTTAAGTGTTTCAATAAGCTTTTGTCACGTGTCAAGTAGATAagaattacatatatgtaattgtatttcTCATGAAATTCATAgacaaaaatctattataatttaactactTACTTATTCTCGATCAGTAGTAAGCAGCTGactcaataatatattacaatatctCTCAAGGCGAGAAAAGCTCAGTTACCTATAAACCAGTTAGTATCTGCATCGTTCTAGGACTAGGCCAGTGCAATAATTGCATCCAGTTAAACCGGGTTCGATCGATGTGAGGGTATTTACCTCGCCGGGCGAAAATAATCCGGGTGCCGGTGATGTCAGAAGACGTCCCGACCGCGCATGCGCGCTCTACGTGAACGTAAAAATGTGTGGATGCGCTTTCGAAGCCTTATTACGAGTCGAGCTGACACACCGAGCTTTCGTTGAGCGAGTGGCGCGCTGCGTGCGGTCGGTGGTGCTTTTAGAGGATGTTTGTATGTGCGTGTCTGTGATGCGATGAGTGAAAATGTCGTTATCGGGGCAGCCGGCCGGCGGAGGCATGTCCTGCGGTTTGTAGGTTGATGGCTCGGCGGGGAGAAGCCGGGCGTCAGTCGGTCGCCGGGCCGCGAAGAGCCGGGCGCGCGTGTGCGAGATATGGCGCCCCGCGGCGGCCGGTGAGGCGCCGGCCCCGCCGACCGCCTCGGGTCGACGGGCCAGCCAGGCCAGACGGCCACTCGTCCCACCATGTCCTTGCTCAGCGTCACAGGTAGTATAACTTTCGCGCCACTTAACAATCTCTTTGTTTCTTGCCACTGTCGTTATGGACGCGCCTACACTGTAGAACTATGTTATATGGAAcaatcttaaattttaaatcgttaCAAGACTACTTCGTAGCGATCGTAGCTAACTTCGTAGCGGTTAAGATCGTAGACTATTTGTGTTTACATAAACCATTTATTTATCCCTTATCTATATACCAATATTTTCCGATTCAATTGTTGGCTAATACGTCAATAAGATGAtcgtttaatatgtaatataagacATAAAGcttcatgaaaaatattttcgcgCTCTAGTGAAGTCAAAAGAACTAGGTCAGCAAGAGTGCTACAgtctttcatataaatttcacAGTTGAAAGTTTTTGTAGGATTGACAAGTATGtacaatgtaattttaattatacgagtgtacagtttatttttataatatcataaataaagaGACTCGTAAAATGTAAAGCAAGTACAgaagtaatttacttttattataattgacgCGAGGACTCAATCGttatgtaatattgcaaaacatttCACGAATTTTATAAGACATAGAGAACggatgaaattaaaattaacttttgaaatacaattaaaactaaCCCGAGAtgataattcaaaattcgaaaaCAAACAGCCAGTGGACTTTAGTCTGTctgatgaaaataaattagtagaAACAGGTTGAACGACCTGCAATCAAACTGAATATTCCAATTTATTCTCCTAAAGCTCAATATTCTAAATTCTGCAGCCATTGCATTTGGGGCTTTACTATAGCGAcgttatgtttaatattgcCTACCATTATGTAATTGCACGTTATTCAGTAGATTTACGAATAAATTTGCTTTAGTTAGGAATTGTGGTTTTGGCTATTTGTGATCAATAGAATGCGTTAATTttggtttataataatagctcGTTACTTATAAAATCGACATCTGTATTATTGACTTGGCGTGGTAactaaatctatttatatatttattttataaaactaaaagctaaaacaatttttttttattattgataataacaGACCTGTAGATTCATATAATTTCGCATAAGTTGAAAGCTCACGTTAATATTGTGAGCTGCAATTTACTATACACtacaaatttattgtaaaatgatGCTGGTATCTATTATGAATTTCAAACagtattgacaatatttatttatttcctatttagagggtaacttaataattttacattagaaaacttattaatataaaaattgaactaaaattataacaaaaacctaaaCCTAATAACTTTGAATAATGTAATTCTTGTGGATTCAGCCAATGTGCAAGTAATTATATCCGTATCACATGCATTAACATTCAGGGTGCGCAAGACACGCGTATATCGCGCTTCTCTGAGCAAATTTGTACGCGCCCGAGGCACTACAAGCAATTGCGATCACTTACCACGTCGAGTGTGGTTATTTGGCGCACGCAGCCCCAGTCGGGGAAACTGGGGCTGCGTGTGCCAAATAATAGTGCCATTCGCATTATATAACCTACATTGATAAttgtacaattaatataacaacgttaaattaacaatacacTCTTGACCGTTGCTTCTGATcacttatatgaatattttattaacaattgtcATTTATGTTTCCTTAGGAATTTTTTGACTAGTATTCAATAgtgttcataattatttaattcaaccTATACTCATTCTGATCTTTATAAAAGAACTACCATGTTTATCGCCTTATCGTGTTGTTGATATACATATCGATTTTAAACActtattacaatacaaaatgttttctacgaaacgtaattttattagttattgtgATTTGTAGCGCATAATTTGACACAGAAAGCACTCGTACGCAATACCTCACATAGAAAACGTTCCTTTAAGACAATTTGCATAAAACTCTCAAGTCTATAACCGATTTTAGTAACTAAATTATCGAAACTGTTACGTATAGCTGcgtt harbors:
- the LOC111003570 gene encoding protein kish-A, encoding MSAIFNFQSLLSVILLLICTCAYLRSFFPSLMDRNKTGFLGTFWKCARIGERKSPYVAVCCIVMAFTILFLT
- the LOC111003601 gene encoding protein prenyltransferase alpha subunit repeat-containing protein 1, whose product is MADEKQALVEKIIKDVHNILSKTAELYAFDIVPVDTNFRNKSPVMCIENCLGLESWCVKQVYLHSYTELMDKACFKTHKKCRQDLDSEALLRLLNVTLLINPDLCVLWNKRREMVQEFLLDKSSELKFTRLVLSRKPKCNDAFAYRRWILGTYCNNHQINTLESLINTELSICDLAADKCPNNYHSWSHRLWFINKLKNIMKQDDMHALYVKEYNFSERWMSKHVSDFSCFHYRQFCIKNIYNLSNLSWKTFENSLDINFRKVLVCLLANNFPKDTTIQASEQDLVSYSEENLLKFLLSYNNSCSCNVDSIALCRKFELLCYELTLNSELLQFYKHHESMWYHRRFILHEIIEMMYDHFGLFRHNGVLVKKSCKYCKTTDLKQKQAKVIRSYGDCLYKSVLFQVIIKHEKKFIQESIEDNHAVRHEKYLKLIQGLNNLM